A region from the Chitinivibrionales bacterium genome encodes:
- a CDS encoding 16S rRNA (uracil(1498)-N(3))-methyltransferase: MNLILLYQSDFTDTSLVELKGRRLKHMLEVHRAKPADTLRVGLLNGKVGTGTVESIDLKSCRMEVVLDQNPPPPLPLTLLLALPRPKVLRRIVEAVASFGVKHLYIIETWRVEKSFWKSPLIKKESLEDHCVLGLEQACDTVMPEIEFRRRFKPFVEDEAPEIIKNTRALVAHPVAEQNCPYHVKEPITLAVGPEGGFIPYEIELLKKQGFEDVNFGKRILRTEWFVPAVVGRLF; the protein is encoded by the coding sequence ATGAACCTGATCCTTCTTTATCAATCAGATTTTACCGATACATCGCTGGTTGAATTAAAAGGCCGGAGATTAAAGCACATGCTTGAGGTGCACCGGGCAAAACCGGCAGACACGCTGCGCGTGGGATTGCTTAACGGGAAAGTGGGGACGGGAACGGTTGAATCAATTGATTTAAAATCCTGTAGAATGGAAGTCGTGCTTGATCAGAATCCTCCGCCGCCATTGCCGCTCACGCTTCTGCTCGCCCTTCCCCGGCCAAAGGTGCTCAGAAGAATCGTCGAGGCCGTCGCCTCGTTCGGCGTCAAGCACCTTTACATAATAGAAACATGGCGGGTTGAAAAGAGCTTTTGGAAAAGCCCGTTGATAAAAAAGGAAAGCCTCGAAGACCACTGTGTGCTGGGCCTTGAGCAAGCTTGCGATACGGTGATGCCCGAGATTGAATTCAGGCGGCGGTTCAAGCCGTTTGTCGAGGATGAGGCGCCCGAAATAATCAAAAACACCCGCGCGCTTGTGGCGCACCCTGTCGCGGAGCAGAATTGTCCTTATCATGTCAAGGAGCCGATAACGCTGGCGGTCGGCCCTGAAGGCGGTTTCATTCCGTATGAAATTGAGCTGTTGAAGAAGCAGGGATTTGAGGACGTCAATTTTGGGAAAAGGATTTTACGGACAGAATGGTTTGTTCCGGCAGTGGTAGGAAGGCTGTTCTGA
- a CDS encoding class I SAM-dependent methyltransferase translates to MMSFFRRFHDLGINGFMAKWYDNNSRTHRLEEMRSYAKEVAKCAKSGDSILEVAPGPGYLSIELSKLGTYNNYGLDISNDFVNIALKNAKEHGVIINFQQGNVSKMPYPDCMFNFIICTAAFKNFKEPVKALSEMYRVLKSGGAALIIDMNKGASSEQLDKSIKEMNLKGFDQLFMQFAFKSFLKNAAYNKDSFNKLILQTLFKEYEIKEMGISLYVYLKKN, encoded by the coding sequence ATGATGAGTTTTTTCCGCCGTTTTCACGACCTTGGTATCAACGGTTTTATGGCAAAATGGTATGATAACAATTCTCGAACACACAGACTTGAGGAAATGAGGTCTTACGCAAAAGAAGTGGCAAAATGTGCTAAAAGCGGCGATTCAATTCTAGAAGTAGCACCAGGTCCTGGCTATTTATCCATTGAGCTTTCAAAACTAGGCACATACAATAATTACGGCTTGGACATTAGTAACGATTTCGTCAACATTGCCCTTAAGAATGCAAAAGAACACGGCGTTATCATAAATTTTCAGCAAGGTAATGTTTCTAAAATGCCTTATCCTGATTGCATGTTTAATTTTATTATCTGTACTGCTGCATTTAAGAATTTTAAGGAACCAGTCAAAGCATTAAGCGAAATGTACAGGGTTTTAAAAAGTGGCGGAGCAGCTTTAATAATTGATATGAATAAAGGCGCATCTTCAGAGCAACTTGACAAATCAATAAAGGAAATGAATTTAAAAGGATTTGACCAATTATTTATGCAATTTGCTTTTAAATCTTTTCTTAAAAATGCAGCTTATAATAAGGATAGTTTTAACAAATTAATTTTGCAAACATTATTTAAAGAATACGAAATCAAAGAAATGGGAATTAGTCTTTATGTATACTTAAAAAAGAATTGA
- a CDS encoding DUF998 domain-containing protein, translated as MKWKKRQAQQRNKDRRAAVLVFRNSSTAARGLSRALDLEKKKMQKINIKMVIAFACALYFLVASIIIHFLRPELSFLSEPLSRFAVGEFLMVLTIGLIAIGICEILIGLNVGLARIGSLLLILAGISVIIIGLMKMDIGETVTIGGQIHVWAALSEFTCFPIAVFLIARKIESGTFKTYSLITSLLTISLLGLILLLFNNKSVHVFGLIQKINILAITAWLLANSGSKLIVGNTVKEK; from the coding sequence ATGAAATGGAAGAAAAGGCAGGCACAACAACGCAATAAAGACCGACGAGCTGCAGTGCTTGTTTTTAGGAATAGTTCCACTGCAGCTCGCGGCTTATCGCGGGCGTTAGACCTGGAGAAGAAGAAAATGCAGAAGATCAATATCAAAATGGTAATCGCTTTCGCTTGTGCTCTTTACTTCTTGGTTGCGTCAATCATTATTCATTTTCTTAGGCCAGAACTAAGTTTCCTGTCAGAGCCATTAAGCAGATTTGCAGTAGGTGAATTCTTAATGGTACTTACTATCGGACTAATTGCAATTGGAATATGTGAAATATTAATCGGGCTAAATGTAGGATTAGCCCGGATTGGGTCTTTGTTATTAATTTTGGCTGGAATAAGTGTTATAATTATTGGGTTAATGAAAATGGATATAGGCGAAACCGTTACTATTGGTGGTCAAATACATGTTTGGGCTGCCTTATCCGAATTTACATGTTTTCCAATTGCCGTATTTCTAATTGCCAGAAAGATAGAATCTGGTACTTTCAAAACGTATTCACTGATAACTTCGCTTTTAACGATTTCATTGTTGGGGCTGATTTTATTGCTTTTTAACAACAAAAGCGTACATGTATTTGGGTTGATTCAAAAGATAAATATATTAGCAATTACAGCTTGGCTTCTTGCAAATTCAGGGTCCAAATTAATAGTTGGGAATACGGTTAAGGAAAAGTAA
- a CDS encoding oligopeptide/dipeptide ABC transporter ATP-binding protein, whose amino-acid sequence MPDAAVKNTVAVGLDGLRVYFPVTKGILGRVAGWVKAVDGVSFSIYRGEVFALVGESGCGKTTIAHAILGLVKKTGGTITIGVGPWKDAPKNWDELDKESIRGLRRSVQVIFQDPYSSLNPRMTVRAILEEPLIIHKMGSAKERRGRVLELLDIVGLSRDFLNRYPHEFSGGQRQRIGVARALACGPDIIIADEPVSALDVSIRAQIINLLQDLQEKYRQTLLFISHDLAVVRHMADRIAVMYGGRIMEMGTGDQIFSDPRHPYTRMLLASIPVAGKGRLNKQEGREEEKAGAWGGKGCPFYPRCGKAGEECLVGDSGLKDIGEGHLVACISQGK is encoded by the coding sequence ATGCCTGACGCAGCAGTAAAAAACACCGTTGCCGTGGGCCTTGACGGACTCAGGGTGTATTTCCCCGTCACGAAAGGCATTCTCGGCAGGGTGGCGGGCTGGGTCAAAGCGGTTGACGGCGTGAGCTTTTCCATCTACCGCGGCGAAGTGTTCGCGCTCGTGGGCGAGAGCGGGTGCGGCAAGACCACCATTGCGCACGCCATACTCGGGCTTGTCAAGAAGACGGGCGGCACCATCACCATCGGCGTGGGACCGTGGAAAGACGCGCCCAAAAACTGGGATGAGCTTGACAAAGAGAGCATCCGCGGCCTGCGGCGGAGCGTGCAGGTGATCTTCCAGGACCCGTATTCGTCGCTCAACCCGCGCATGACCGTCCGCGCCATCCTCGAGGAGCCGCTCATCATCCACAAGATGGGAAGCGCGAAGGAGCGGCGCGGCCGCGTTCTGGAGCTCCTTGACATTGTGGGACTGTCGCGGGACTTTCTCAACCGGTACCCGCACGAGTTCTCGGGCGGCCAGCGCCAGCGCATCGGCGTGGCGCGTGCACTTGCGTGCGGCCCTGACATCATCATCGCCGACGAGCCGGTGAGCGCGCTGGACGTGTCGATCCGCGCGCAGATCATCAATCTGCTGCAGGACCTGCAGGAAAAGTACCGTCAGACCCTGCTGTTCATTTCGCACGACCTGGCCGTGGTGCGACACATGGCAGACCGGATCGCGGTCATGTACGGCGGCCGCATTATGGAGATGGGCACCGGAGACCAGATCTTCTCAGACCCGCGCCATCCCTACACCCGCATGCTCCTGGCCAGCATCCCGGTCGCGGGAAAGGGACGCCTTAACAAACAGGAAGGCCGCGAGGAGGAAAAGGCCGGCGCATGGGGCGGAAAGGGGTGTCCGTTTTATCCGCGCTGTGGAAAGGCGGGGGAGGAGTGCCTTGTGGGAGACAGTGGTTTGAAGGATATCGGCGAAGGGCATCTGGTGGCTTGCATTAGTCAAGGCAAATAA
- a CDS encoding ABC transporter ATP-binding protein, whose translation MPNCLSCKNLHVSFYTDDGIGRAVCGLSFDVGEKKTLGIVGESGCGKSVTALSVMRLVPAPPGRIEKGEMEFGGRDILRLSENEMRGLRGNKISMIFQDPMTSLNPVFTCGYQIREAIVFHKNMGAKAADGLVKEMLDKVGIPRPAEAAASYPHQLSGGMRQRVMIAMALSCGPQLLIADEPTTALDVTVQARILDLLLSLQQTLAMSMIMITHDLGVVAEIAHDVLVMYAGEAMEYTGAAALFERPLHPYTKGLLATLPLLDKKQNRLRVIPGEVPSPLSIPGGCPFHPRCEFRMDRCSREHPELYRPEPGHQVRCFLYA comes from the coding sequence ATGCCCAACTGCCTCTCCTGCAAAAACCTCCACGTTTCCTTCTACACCGACGACGGAATAGGCCGCGCCGTGTGCGGACTGTCGTTTGACGTTGGGGAAAAAAAGACGCTCGGCATCGTGGGCGAATCGGGATGCGGCAAGAGCGTCACGGCCCTTTCGGTGATGCGGCTGGTGCCGGCGCCGCCGGGCCGGATCGAAAAGGGCGAGATGGAATTCGGCGGCAGGGACATCCTGCGTCTTTCCGAAAACGAGATGCGCGGCCTGCGGGGCAACAAAATTTCCATGATTTTCCAGGACCCCATGACCTCGCTCAACCCGGTGTTTACGTGCGGGTACCAGATCCGCGAGGCGATAGTGTTCCATAAAAACATGGGCGCCAAGGCGGCCGACGGCCTGGTGAAGGAAATGCTTGACAAAGTAGGAATACCCCGTCCGGCCGAGGCCGCGGCGAGCTATCCGCACCAACTCTCGGGCGGCATGCGCCAGCGCGTGATGATCGCCATGGCGCTTTCGTGCGGGCCGCAGTTGCTCATCGCGGACGAGCCCACCACGGCGCTCGATGTGACCGTGCAGGCGCGCATCCTCGACCTGCTGCTGTCGCTGCAGCAGACGCTCGCCATGAGCATGATCATGATCACCCACGACCTGGGCGTGGTGGCGGAAATCGCGCACGACGTGCTCGTGATGTACGCGGGCGAGGCCATGGAATACACCGGCGCGGCCGCGCTGTTTGAGCGGCCGCTCCATCCCTACACCAAGGGGCTGCTCGCCACGCTGCCGCTTCTTGACAAAAAGCAAAACCGGCTCAGGGTGATCCCGGGCGAGGTGCCCAGCCCGCTTTCGATCCCCGGCGGCTGCCCGTTCCACCCGCGTTGCGAGTTCCGCATGGACCGGTGTTCACGGGAGCACCCCGAACTGTATCGGCCCGAGCCCGGCCACCAAGTGAGGTGTTTTCTTTATGCCTGA